In Amycolatopsis jiangsuensis, the following proteins share a genomic window:
- a CDS encoding ABC transporter permease — protein MTAAATTTESARAIAWRRRRAGIARTWHEFATQKAALTGLCLLVLTVVLALLLPWISDESGLDVTRVSGRPLSPPDGQFWLGTDIDGRSVLLMTVWGTRISLLVGFSATVLSVFIGTLIGVTAAHFGGWVSTVLLRFTDFFLVLPSLVLAIALSAVLPQGIWTIVLAIGVTAWPSTARLVRAQTLTIESRPYIERSRALGGGHLHVIGRHVLPGVAPLVLANTTLVVGNSVIADATLSFLGVGDPNAISWGAMLETALNNGAVTRGAWWNLLPPGIAIVLVVLFFTLVGRGLETVLNPRLKGRHS, from the coding sequence ATGACCGCCGCCGCGACCACCACCGAGAGCGCCCGGGCCATCGCCTGGCGTCGCCGGCGTGCCGGGATCGCCCGCACCTGGCACGAGTTCGCCACGCAGAAAGCCGCTCTCACCGGGCTGTGCCTGCTGGTCCTCACCGTCGTGCTCGCGCTGCTGCTGCCGTGGATCAGCGACGAGAGCGGCCTCGACGTCACCCGGGTCAGCGGACGGCCGCTCAGCCCGCCGGACGGGCAGTTCTGGCTCGGCACCGACATCGACGGCCGCTCGGTGCTGCTGATGACCGTGTGGGGCACCCGGATCTCGCTGCTCGTCGGGTTCTCCGCAACCGTGCTGAGCGTGTTCATCGGCACCCTGATCGGCGTCACCGCCGCGCACTTCGGCGGCTGGGTCTCCACCGTCCTGCTGCGGTTCACCGACTTCTTCCTCGTGCTGCCGTCGCTGGTGCTGGCGATCGCGCTGTCCGCGGTGCTGCCCCAAGGCATCTGGACGATCGTGCTCGCCATCGGCGTCACCGCTTGGCCCAGCACCGCACGGCTGGTCCGCGCGCAGACCCTCACCATCGAAAGCCGGCCCTACATCGAACGCTCCCGCGCGCTCGGCGGCGGGCACCTGCACGTGATCGGCCGGCACGTGCTGCCCGGCGTGGCGCCGCTCGTGCTCGCCAACACCACACTGGTCGTCGGCAACTCGGTCATCGCCGACGCCACCCTGTCCTTCCTCGGCGTCGGCGACCCGAACGCGATCTCCTGGGGTGCCATGCTGGAAACCGCGCTGAACAACGGCGCGGTCACCCGCGGCGCCTGGTGGAACCTGCTCCCGCCGGGCATCGCGATCGTGCTCGTCGTGCTGTTCTTCACCCTCGTCGGACGAGGACTGGAGACCGTACTGAATCCGCGGCTCAAAGGACGGCACTCGTGA
- a CDS encoding ABC transporter permease, whose product MTQSLTSDQAAAITDPDERGGGSGTAKFVLTKVAEAIASILLVIVLGFFLFRLLPGDPIAFMSRERPTDPGQIAELRERLGLDKPMLAQFGNYFAGLFQGDFGESYIERRPVLDMIGERLWPTVLLVGSATVLAIAIGLWLGIRAAWRRDSFFDRAQTGIALTLWSVPQFWLGLLLLVATGGLFPSRGMHSPDAAPGFFPQTVDVLHHLVLPCVTLLAVFYAQYMLVMRSSLLGEMNADYLTTARAKGLREDLVRRRHAVPNALLPTVTLVFMQFGMVVSGAVTVEAVFSWPGLGQLTYDALHGPDLPVLQGVFVVLASAVVLMNLLAELLYRVLDPRVRTA is encoded by the coding sequence GTGACGCAGTCCCTCACTTCGGACCAGGCCGCCGCGATCACCGATCCGGACGAACGCGGCGGCGGCAGCGGCACAGCGAAGTTCGTGCTCACCAAGGTCGCCGAAGCGATCGCCAGCATCCTGCTGGTCATCGTGCTCGGGTTCTTCCTGTTCCGGCTGCTGCCCGGCGACCCGATCGCGTTCATGTCCAGGGAACGTCCCACCGATCCCGGCCAGATCGCCGAGCTGCGGGAGCGGCTCGGCCTGGACAAGCCGATGCTGGCCCAGTTCGGCAACTACTTCGCCGGGCTGTTCCAGGGCGATTTCGGCGAGTCCTACATCGAACGGCGCCCGGTGCTGGACATGATCGGCGAACGGCTGTGGCCCACCGTGCTGCTCGTCGGCAGCGCCACCGTGCTCGCCATCGCGATCGGGCTGTGGCTCGGCATCCGCGCGGCGTGGCGGCGCGACAGCTTCTTCGACCGCGCCCAGACCGGCATCGCGCTCACCCTGTGGTCGGTCCCGCAGTTCTGGCTCGGCCTGCTGCTGCTGGTCGCCACCGGCGGCCTGTTCCCCAGCCGCGGCATGCACTCACCGGACGCCGCGCCCGGGTTCTTCCCGCAGACCGTGGACGTGCTGCACCATCTGGTCCTGCCGTGCGTGACGCTGCTCGCGGTCTTCTACGCGCAGTACATGCTGGTGATGCGCTCGTCCCTGCTGGGCGAGATGAACGCCGACTACCTCACCACCGCCCGCGCGAAAGGGCTGCGGGAAGACCTGGTCCGCCGCCGCCACGCGGTGCCGAACGCGCTGCTGCCCACCGTGACGCTGGTGTTCATGCAGTTCGGCATGGTGGTGTCCGGCGCGGTCACCGTGGAGGCGGTGTTCAGCTGGCCCGGCCTGGGCCAGCTGACCTACGACGCCCTGCACGGCCCGGACCTGCCGGTGCTGCAAGGGGTGTTCGTGGTGCTGGCGAGCGCCGTGGTCCTGATGAACCTGCTCGCGGAACTGCTCTACCGCGTGCTCGATCCGAGGGTGCGTACCGCATGA
- a CDS encoding M20/M25/M40 family metallo-hydrolase encodes MAEAATPGSPGPLDSPVSPVDVVDLCADLIRFDTTNHGGGKSEGERPAAEYVAEFLGAHGVSARILEAAPGRSSVVARIPGTDPALPALLVQGHLDVVPADAADWSVPPFSGEVRDGFLWGRGAVDMKDFCAMVLAAVAGGLRPRRDLVLAFVADEEDRGDYGAHWLVERHPELFEGCVASISESGGYSYHVPAADGRTVRLYPVGTAERGTAHLRLTARGRAGHGSRPNDENAVIRLVGALHRISAHRWPVRLTPTVRAFLERTGAALGVPVDLSSGEAVDASVARLGAAGSLVLPTVRNSTTPTMLEAGYKVNVIPSTATAEVDVRVLPGAEDELFEVLDALLGEGVTREFVAHQSPVQAPVDSPWFDAMAAALVAEDPVAVVVPYCMGGGTDAKAFTKLGMACYGFAPLALPEGFPYRAMAHGVDERVPVEGLRFGLRVLKRFLESC; translated from the coding sequence ATGGCTGAGGCTGCCACGCCCGGCTCCCCCGGCCCCCTCGACTCGCCCGTCTCGCCGGTCGACGTCGTCGATCTCTGCGCGGACCTGATCCGGTTCGACACCACCAATCACGGCGGCGGAAAGTCCGAAGGGGAGCGTCCGGCAGCCGAGTACGTGGCCGAATTCCTCGGCGCCCACGGGGTTTCCGCGCGGATCCTGGAGGCAGCGCCCGGCCGGTCCTCTGTGGTCGCCCGGATTCCGGGGACGGATCCGGCGTTGCCCGCGTTGCTGGTGCAGGGGCATCTGGACGTGGTGCCCGCGGATGCGGCGGACTGGTCGGTGCCGCCGTTCTCCGGAGAGGTACGCGACGGGTTCCTGTGGGGCCGCGGCGCGGTGGACATGAAAGATTTCTGCGCGATGGTGCTCGCCGCGGTGGCCGGCGGGCTGCGGCCGCGCCGTGATCTCGTGCTGGCGTTCGTCGCGGACGAGGAGGACCGCGGCGATTACGGCGCGCATTGGCTGGTGGAGCGGCATCCGGAGTTGTTCGAGGGCTGTGTGGCGTCGATCAGCGAATCCGGCGGGTACTCCTACCACGTGCCCGCCGCCGACGGCAGGACCGTGCGGCTCTACCCGGTCGGCACCGCCGAACGCGGCACCGCGCATCTGCGGCTGACCGCCCGCGGCCGGGCCGGACACGGTTCCCGGCCCAACGACGAGAACGCGGTCATCCGCCTGGTCGGCGCGCTGCACCGGATTTCCGCGCACCGCTGGCCGGTGCGGCTGACCCCGACCGTGCGGGCGTTTCTGGAACGCACCGGCGCCGCACTCGGCGTGCCGGTGGACCTGTCCTCGGGCGAGGCGGTGGACGCCTCGGTGGCCCGGCTCGGCGCGGCCGGGTCGCTGGTGCTGCCGACGGTGCGCAACAGCACCACGCCGACCATGCTCGAAGCCGGCTACAAGGTGAACGTGATTCCCTCGACGGCAACCGCTGAGGTCGACGTGCGGGTGCTGCCCGGCGCCGAAGACGAGCTGTTCGAGGTGCTGGACGCGCTGCTGGGCGAGGGCGTGACGCGGGAGTTCGTCGCGCACCAGTCACCGGTGCAGGCGCCGGTGGACTCCCCGTGGTTCGACGCGATGGCGGCCGCGCTGGTCGCGGAGGACCCGGTGGCGGTCGTGGTGCCGTACTGCATGGGCGGCGGCACGGACGCGAAGGCGTTCACCAAGCTGGGCATGGCCTGCTACGGCTTCGCCCCGCTCGCGCTGCCCGAAGGCTTCCCGTACCGCGCGATGGCACACGGGGTGGACGAACGCGTGCCGGTGGAAGGGCTGCGGTTCGGGCTGCGGGTGCTGAAGCGGTTCCTGGAATCCTGCTGA
- a CDS encoding ABC transporter substrate-binding protein, with the protein MRRVFAIGVAATLAVLPLAGTAAAQQQNQPKVLRVALTTGIDHLNPFTAALAASTQVGRFVYEFLTIPSADKAEAAPALAESWTTSPDKLTWTFKIRRNAKWSDGKPVTAKDAAFTFNRMLTDETARTANGNYVANFDTVSAPDDTTLVIKTKTVQATMDLLDVPIVPEHVWAPIKDLTDPKTDTVAVAGVGDGPYQLTEYKQNEYVKFKANKDYWRGAPQVDELQLLVFKDVESAVNALKQGEVDVINRLTPTQFDALEGQPDIATNKAPGRRYNEITMNFGVQNNENQPIGNGNPVLKDLRMRQAIARAIDSQTIVDKVMSGYGQLGGGVVPPIYRNYHWDPARGEARTFDLAAANQALDQAGYRKGGDGLRTGPGGARLELRLTGHANRGFDQRVAQYVSGWLRDIGISVKQELVSDEELNDRTNAGNYDLAISGYATNPDPDYALALHTCAARPNAQGKGGTTDTFFCDPQYDQLYAKQLAETDPAVRAGYVKQAQARLYSQAVNVVVDYDNALEAYRSDHFSSFQKQPQPDGAILEQTGYWGVYGAVPADASAAADDGGSNTVVWIVVGAVVAVALVGGGIAIGRRRAVPADDRE; encoded by the coding sequence ATGCGCCGCGTTTTCGCGATCGGGGTGGCGGCCACGCTGGCGGTCCTGCCGCTGGCCGGTACCGCCGCGGCGCAGCAGCAGAACCAGCCGAAGGTGCTGCGGGTGGCGCTCACCACCGGCATCGACCACCTCAACCCGTTCACCGCGGCGCTGGCCGCCTCGACGCAGGTCGGCCGGTTCGTCTACGAGTTCCTGACGATTCCCTCGGCGGACAAGGCCGAGGCGGCGCCCGCGCTCGCCGAATCGTGGACGACCTCGCCGGACAAGCTGACCTGGACGTTCAAGATCCGCCGGAACGCGAAGTGGTCGGACGGCAAACCGGTCACCGCCAAGGACGCCGCGTTCACCTTCAACCGGATGCTCACCGACGAGACCGCGCGCACGGCCAACGGCAACTACGTCGCGAACTTCGACACGGTCAGCGCACCGGACGACACCACGCTGGTGATCAAGACGAAGACCGTGCAGGCCACCATGGACCTGCTCGACGTGCCGATCGTGCCGGAGCACGTGTGGGCGCCGATCAAGGACCTCACCGACCCCAAGACCGACACCGTCGCGGTCGCCGGCGTGGGCGACGGGCCCTACCAGCTCACCGAGTACAAGCAGAACGAGTACGTCAAGTTCAAGGCCAACAAGGACTACTGGCGCGGTGCGCCCCAGGTCGACGAACTGCAGCTGCTGGTGTTCAAGGACGTCGAGTCCGCGGTGAACGCCCTCAAACAGGGCGAGGTGGACGTGATCAACCGGCTCACCCCGACCCAGTTCGACGCGCTGGAGGGACAGCCGGACATCGCCACCAACAAGGCACCGGGGCGCCGCTACAACGAGATCACCATGAACTTCGGCGTGCAGAACAACGAGAACCAGCCGATCGGAAACGGCAACCCGGTGCTCAAGGACCTCCGGATGCGCCAGGCGATCGCCCGCGCCATCGACTCCCAGACCATCGTGGACAAGGTGATGAGCGGCTACGGCCAGCTCGGCGGCGGCGTGGTCCCGCCGATCTACCGGAACTACCACTGGGATCCCGCCCGCGGCGAAGCCCGCACGTTCGACCTCGCCGCGGCCAACCAGGCACTCGATCAGGCCGGCTACCGCAAGGGCGGCGACGGCCTGCGTACCGGCCCCGGCGGCGCCCGGCTCGAACTGCGGCTGACCGGGCACGCCAACCGCGGCTTCGACCAGCGCGTGGCGCAGTACGTCAGCGGGTGGCTGCGGGACATCGGCATCTCGGTCAAACAGGAACTCGTGTCCGACGAGGAACTCAACGACCGCACCAACGCGGGCAACTACGACCTGGCGATCTCCGGCTACGCGACCAACCCGGACCCGGACTACGCGCTGGCCCTGCACACCTGCGCGGCCCGCCCGAACGCCCAGGGCAAGGGCGGCACCACCGACACGTTCTTCTGCGACCCGCAGTACGACCAGCTCTACGCCAAGCAGCTCGCCGAAACCGACCCGGCGGTGCGGGCCGGCTACGTCAAGCAGGCACAGGCGCGGCTCTACAGCCAGGCGGTCAACGTCGTCGTCGACTACGACAACGCGCTCGAGGCCTACCGCTCCGACCACTTCTCCTCGTTCCAGAAGCAGCCGCAGCCCGACGGCGCGATCCTGGAGCAGACCGGCTACTGGGGCGTGTACGGGGCCGTCCCGGCGGATGCCTCGGCCGCGGCCGACGACGGCGGCTCGAACACCGTCGTGTGGATCGTGGTCGGCGCCGTGGTGGCGGTCGCGCTCGTCGGCGGCGGGATCGCGATCGGCCGACGGCGCGCGGTACCCGCGGACGACCGGGAGTAA
- the mptB gene encoding polyprenol phosphomannose-dependent alpha 1,6 mannosyltransferase MptB, whose product MATTTDAAQPTAGTLDRRFLTPSRFPYRTIAMGTVGSTLLMLAALGAGGILIRDPVLGHGPLSWIRYGHGRALANALLYTGFALVVWAWVRLGRYVLAGRIGSRPILIAALCWMAPLLVSPPLFTRDVFSYLGQGAQLLYGLDPYANGPAELGVLPNVVQNVHPLWQTTPAPYGPLFLLISKGIVAITQDTMIAGVILTRVVLLVGLGMTLWALPRLVSRLGGKLPVALWVAVASPMMVIHLFGGPHNDLMMLGFLAIGVLAALERRHVLAVVLVTVGMLIKPTAAVALPFLVWMWAADLKGPSKTRNFFKAGAAAVGLFLPVFVAGTWISLGSLNLGWWSGLSAPQLIANWLNFPTGIGEAVYNLVHLVADVPSSPFVTVARAIAMVGLIAFGVRQWWLARGGGKEAVYRAAITLLAVAILMPPTLPWYLTWGFVLISAFRWQRRHLSAVVAVSVFVTLVYYPTGEQALYDWWFIAVVVLVSLYAAASLLRPDPLGLIAAWRKPKEEFLPEPAPAHRD is encoded by the coding sequence ATGGCCACCACCACCGACGCCGCGCAGCCGACCGCGGGCACCCTCGACCGGCGCTTCCTCACGCCCTCGCGTTTCCCGTACCGGACCATCGCGATGGGCACCGTGGGAAGCACCCTGCTCATGCTCGCGGCACTCGGCGCCGGCGGCATCCTCATCCGCGACCCGGTGCTCGGCCACGGGCCGCTGTCGTGGATCCGCTACGGGCACGGCCGCGCGCTGGCCAACGCCCTGCTCTACACCGGTTTCGCGCTCGTCGTGTGGGCCTGGGTGCGGCTGGGCCGCTACGTGCTGGCCGGGCGCATCGGGTCCCGCCCGATCCTGATCGCCGCGCTGTGCTGGATGGCGCCGCTGCTGGTGTCGCCACCGCTGTTCACCCGCGACGTGTTCTCCTACCTCGGGCAGGGCGCGCAGCTGCTGTACGGGCTCGACCCGTACGCCAACGGCCCGGCCGAACTGGGCGTACTGCCCAACGTGGTGCAGAACGTGCACCCGCTGTGGCAGACCACGCCGGCCCCGTACGGCCCGCTGTTCCTGCTGATCTCCAAGGGCATCGTGGCGATCACCCAGGACACCATGATCGCCGGGGTGATCCTGACCAGGGTCGTGCTGCTGGTCGGGCTCGGCATGACGCTGTGGGCACTGCCGCGGCTGGTGTCCCGCCTCGGCGGGAAGCTGCCGGTCGCGCTGTGGGTCGCGGTCGCCAGCCCGATGATGGTGATCCACCTCTTCGGCGGCCCGCACAACGACCTGATGATGCTCGGTTTCCTGGCCATCGGCGTGCTCGCCGCGCTGGAGCGGCGGCACGTGCTCGCGGTCGTGCTGGTCACCGTCGGCATGCTGATCAAACCGACCGCCGCAGTCGCGCTGCCGTTCCTGGTGTGGATGTGGGCCGCCGACCTCAAGGGCCCGTCGAAGACCCGGAACTTTTTCAAGGCCGGTGCCGCCGCGGTCGGGCTGTTCCTGCCGGTGTTCGTCGCCGGCACCTGGATCTCACTCGGCTCGCTGAACCTCGGCTGGTGGTCCGGGCTCAGCGCCCCCCAGCTGATCGCGAACTGGCTCAACTTCCCGACCGGCATCGGCGAAGCCGTGTACAACCTCGTGCACCTGGTCGCGGACGTGCCCTCGTCGCCGTTCGTCACGGTCGCCCGCGCGATCGCCATGGTCGGTCTCATCGCGTTCGGCGTGCGCCAGTGGTGGCTCGCCCGGGGCGGTGGCAAGGAGGCCGTGTACCGCGCGGCGATCACCCTGCTGGCCGTCGCGATCCTCATGCCGCCGACCCTGCCCTGGTACCTGACCTGGGGCTTCGTGCTGATCTCCGCGTTCCGGTGGCAGCGGCGCCACCTGTCCGCGGTGGTCGCGGTGTCGGTGTTCGTGACCCTGGTCTACTACCCGACCGGCGAACAGGCCCTCTACGACTGGTGGTTCATCGCAGTCGTCGTGCTGGTCAGCCTGTACGCGGCCGCGTCCCTGCTGCGCCCGGACCCACTCGGCCTGATCGCCGCCTGGCGCAAGCCGAAGGAGGAGTTCCTCCCCGAACCGGCCCCCGCGCACCGCGACTGA
- a CDS encoding M55 family metallopeptidase — MRILISADMEGATGVTWTDDVVPGTPQWQRLRKLFTGDVNAALAGLFAAGAQDVLVNEAHSSQRNLLLEDLDARARMLTGRHKPLSMMQGVDSGVDGVVFLGYHAGAGFDGVLSHTYLENQITGVWLDDVPASEGRLNAALAAEYGVPVLLVSGDDRTCADAREYAPEAQLVEVKECVSRYAAICLPPARTAELLTSAARESMDRAGRVERAPGRHRIDVEFDASHLAQATAVIPTVEQTGVRRVGFDAPSMTEAMKAFKTVTAIAAGAVQGIYG, encoded by the coding sequence ATGCGGATCCTGATCTCGGCCGACATGGAGGGCGCCACCGGGGTCACCTGGACCGACGATGTCGTTCCGGGGACCCCTCAGTGGCAGCGGTTGCGGAAGCTGTTCACCGGCGACGTCAACGCCGCGCTGGCCGGGCTGTTCGCCGCGGGCGCGCAGGACGTGCTGGTGAACGAGGCGCACTCGTCGCAGCGCAACCTGCTGCTCGAAGACCTCGACGCGCGGGCGCGGATGCTCACCGGACGGCACAAGCCACTGTCCATGATGCAGGGTGTCGATTCCGGTGTGGACGGTGTGGTGTTCCTCGGCTACCACGCCGGTGCCGGCTTCGACGGGGTGCTTTCCCACACCTACCTGGAAAACCAGATCACCGGGGTGTGGCTGGACGACGTCCCGGCCAGCGAGGGCCGGCTGAACGCGGCGCTGGCCGCGGAGTACGGCGTGCCGGTGCTGTTGGTCAGCGGGGACGATCGCACCTGTGCCGACGCCCGCGAGTACGCGCCGGAGGCGCAGCTGGTGGAGGTGAAGGAGTGCGTGAGCCGCTACGCGGCGATCTGCCTGCCGCCCGCGCGCACCGCCGAACTGCTGACCAGCGCCGCGCGGGAGTCGATGGACCGGGCCGGGCGGGTCGAACGTGCCCCGGGGCGGCACCGGATCGACGTCGAGTTCGACGCGAGCCATCTGGCGCAGGCCACCGCGGTGATCCCGACGGTCGAGCAGACCGGGGTGCGCCGCGTCGGGTTCGATGCGCCGAGCATGACCGAGGCGATGAAGGCGTTCAAGACGGTCACCGCAATCGCGGCCGGGGCAGTGCAGGGCATCTATGGCTGA
- a CDS encoding FAD-dependent oxidoreductase codes for MSADVVVVGGGSAGVAAAVSAAEEGARTVLVEASGSVGGTLAWQWLEHSAGFHDVRGAQVTGGFGQRLVDRLVAAGASPGHVRDDVGYTASRTPVDHAALALTQSILLEEAGVSVWLQSTPCELRRSGADIVSLGVQTPQGRRSLPAPVVVDTTGDAAVAALADAPMQPDTEETQPASLSFKVGGIDVPALLAYLRAHPDEVRPGSVLAEDTAEHVNVWGLGRLLAEGRARGLLSLHRTELHLAAWPRRGEAVFNVTRTPTGTGDGWMGSAHARLARQVLEVVGWLQTMVPGFSRCFLAAVADRVGVRESRRVLGAYTMTGADVHGGAEFPDVIGRGAFPVDVHSATAPGLSHTDAVGTGYAIPLRALQVPAVPNLLVAGRCLSSSHEANGSLRITATCFVTGEAAGVTAAVAAAAGTPAAQVEAGQVQARLRKRAAVLDAG; via the coding sequence GTGAGCGCGGACGTGGTGGTGGTCGGAGGCGGTTCGGCAGGGGTGGCCGCCGCGGTGTCGGCGGCGGAGGAAGGCGCGCGGACCGTGCTGGTGGAGGCTTCCGGGTCGGTCGGCGGAACGCTGGCGTGGCAGTGGCTGGAGCATTCGGCGGGTTTCCACGACGTGCGCGGCGCCCAGGTGACCGGTGGTTTCGGCCAGCGCCTGGTGGATCGGCTGGTGGCTGCCGGCGCCTCGCCAGGGCACGTGCGCGACGACGTCGGCTACACGGCCAGCCGTACGCCGGTCGACCACGCCGCGCTCGCGCTGACCCAGTCGATCCTGCTCGAGGAGGCCGGGGTTTCGGTGTGGCTGCAGTCCACGCCGTGTGAGCTGCGGCGCAGCGGTGCGGACATCGTTTCGCTGGGCGTGCAGACTCCGCAGGGCCGGCGGAGTCTGCCGGCGCCGGTGGTGGTCGACACGACCGGTGACGCCGCGGTGGCCGCGCTGGCGGATGCGCCGATGCAGCCCGACACCGAGGAAACGCAACCGGCGTCGTTGTCGTTCAAGGTCGGCGGGATCGACGTGCCGGCGTTGCTGGCCTACCTGCGGGCGCATCCGGACGAGGTCCGGCCGGGAAGCGTGCTCGCCGAGGACACCGCCGAGCACGTCAACGTCTGGGGCTTGGGGCGGCTGCTCGCCGAGGGCCGTGCCCGTGGACTGCTTTCCCTGCACCGCACCGAATTGCACCTGGCGGCGTGGCCGCGGCGGGGTGAGGCGGTGTTCAACGTGACCCGCACGCCCACCGGTACCGGCGACGGCTGGATGGGCAGCGCGCACGCGCGGCTGGCACGGCAGGTGCTGGAGGTCGTCGGCTGGCTGCAGACGATGGTCCCCGGTTTCTCGCGATGTTTCCTCGCCGCGGTCGCGGACCGGGTCGGGGTGCGGGAGTCCCGGCGGGTACTGGGCGCGTACACGATGACCGGTGCCGATGTGCACGGCGGCGCCGAGTTCCCGGACGTCATCGGCCGCGGCGCGTTCCCGGTCGACGTGCACTCGGCGACCGCGCCGGGACTCTCCCACACCGACGCGGTCGGCACCGGGTACGCGATTCCGTTGCGGGCGTTGCAGGTCCCGGCTGTGCCGAATCTCCTCGTCGCCGGCCGGTGCCTGTCGTCCTCCCACGAGGCCAACGGCAGCCTCCGCATCACCGCGACGTGTTTTGTGACAGGGGAAGCGGCCGGGGTGACTGCCGCGGTGGCCGCGGCCGCCGGTACTCCGGCGGCGCAGGTCGAGGCGGGACAGGTCCAGGCCCGGCTGCGGAAGCGGGCAGCTGTGCTGGACGCGGGGTGA
- the nikE gene encoding nickel ABC transporter ATP-binding protein NikE: MTPLLELKNLGVTYRTGAGDVPAVRGVDLRLDAGDTLGVAGESGSGKSTVAMSVLRLLPRSAKISGEILLDGEDVRHMRWGRLRAVRWAEASVVFQGAMHALNPVRRVGEQIAEPLRLHPPEGGPLGEARINARVAELLTQVDLPPARAGAYPHELSGGQKQRVMIAMALACEPRLIIADEPTTALDVIVQAQVLSVLSKLVAERGIGLVMISHDLSVLASTCARIAVMYDGEVVEERPSAELMTAPRHEHSRALAAAFPTVGDPVSRFAPATATPLPPEPEHRPGEDEAPLLAAQDLHVSFRDRTGKRIHAVNGVDLAVGKDEIVALVGQSGSGKTTLARTLLGLQRADSGTIRYAGRPVPTGGAELRAYRRQVQLVLQDPTSALNPAHTVYEAVAEGPRIHGLPDERRVVLEALEAAELRPPEKYFDRLPHELSGGQRQRVVIAGALALAPEVLVADEPVASLDASVRGEILALLLRLRRRLGLAALVITHDLGLAWNIADRVAVMYHGELVETGTVEQVLLDPRHEYTKSLLAALPGGTAERAAG; this comes from the coding sequence GTGACCCCGCTGCTCGAGCTGAAGAACCTCGGCGTCACCTATCGCACCGGAGCCGGCGACGTACCCGCGGTCCGCGGCGTCGACCTGCGCCTCGACGCCGGCGACACACTCGGCGTGGCGGGGGAGTCCGGCTCCGGCAAGTCCACCGTCGCGATGAGCGTGCTGCGGTTGCTGCCGCGCAGCGCGAAGATCAGCGGTGAAATCCTGCTGGACGGCGAGGACGTACGGCACATGCGCTGGGGCCGGCTGCGCGCGGTGCGCTGGGCGGAGGCCTCGGTGGTCTTCCAGGGCGCGATGCACGCGCTCAACCCGGTCCGCCGGGTCGGCGAGCAGATCGCCGAACCGCTGCGGCTGCACCCGCCCGAGGGCGGCCCGCTCGGCGAAGCCCGGATCAACGCCCGCGTCGCCGAACTGCTGACGCAGGTCGACCTGCCACCCGCCCGGGCCGGCGCCTATCCGCACGAGCTGTCCGGCGGGCAGAAACAGCGGGTGATGATCGCGATGGCGCTGGCCTGCGAGCCACGGCTGATCATCGCGGACGAACCGACCACCGCGCTCGACGTCATCGTGCAGGCACAGGTGCTGTCGGTGCTTTCGAAACTCGTCGCCGAACGCGGCATCGGGCTCGTCATGATCAGCCACGACCTGTCCGTGCTCGCCTCCACCTGCGCTCGCATCGCGGTGATGTACGACGGGGAGGTGGTCGAGGAACGCCCCAGTGCCGAGCTGATGACCGCGCCCCGGCACGAGCACAGCCGCGCGCTGGCCGCGGCGTTCCCGACCGTCGGCGACCCGGTCTCCCGCTTCGCGCCGGCCACCGCGACGCCGTTGCCACCCGAACCCGAGCACCGCCCGGGGGAGGACGAGGCACCGCTGCTGGCCGCGCAAGACCTGCACGTCTCCTTCCGCGACCGCACCGGCAAACGGATCCACGCCGTCAACGGGGTCGACCTCGCCGTCGGCAAGGACGAGATCGTCGCGCTGGTCGGGCAGTCCGGCTCCGGCAAGACCACCCTCGCCCGCACCCTGCTCGGGCTGCAACGAGCGGACTCCGGCACGATCCGCTACGCGGGCCGACCGGTGCCCACCGGCGGCGCCGAACTGCGTGCCTACCGGCGGCAGGTCCAGCTCGTGCTGCAGGACCCGACGAGCGCGCTGAACCCCGCGCACACCGTCTACGAGGCCGTGGCCGAGGGCCCCCGCATCCACGGTCTCCCCGACGAACGCCGCGTCGTGCTCGAGGCGCTGGAGGCCGCCGAGCTGCGGCCGCCGGAGAAGTACTTCGACCGGCTGCCGCACGAGCTGTCCGGCGGCCAGCGCCAGCGCGTGGTCATCGCCGGCGCGCTCGCCCTGGCACCCGAGGTCCTGGTGGCCGACGAACCGGTCGCGTCGCTCGACGCGTCAGTGCGCGGCGAAATCCTCGCGCTGCTGCTGCGGCTGCGCCGCCGGCTCGGCCTCGCCGCGCTGGTGATCACCCACGACCTCGGCCTCGCCTGGAACATCGCGGACCGTGTCGCGGTGATGTACCACGGCGAGCTGGTCGAAACGGGTACCGTCGAGCAGGTCCTGCTGGACCCCCGGCACGAATACACGAAATCGCTGCTGGCGGCGCTGCCGGGCGGTACGGCGGAACGAGCCGCCGGATAG